The genomic region TTACAACTACTGAACCATCAGCTTGTTTAGCTAATTTTCCAGATTCAATGGTAATCTCCTTTCCGTTACCTAAATTAATTGTTTTGTTGATAATATTCATCTTTTGTTTTGTTTATAAAATGCCGTATTGCACTTTATTTGCTTATTTTTCGTAAATATAAAAAAAAGGACTGATGTATAGTGTACAAAAGTCCTTTTTTAAGTTGATTAGTCCATAGATATTATCTACGTAATCCTAATTCTTTAACAATCGCTCTATAACGATTGATGTCTTTCTTTTTTAAGTAATCTAAGTGATTTCTTCTTTTACCTACTAAAGCAATTAGTGCTCTTTGCGTAGCGAAATCCTTTCTATTCTTTTTTAAGTGCTCTGTTAAGTGAGCAATTCTGAATGTGAACATAGCGATTTGAGCTTCTGAGCTTCCTGTGTTGTTTTCGCTACCTCCAAATTTTTTGAAGAATTCAATCTTCTTTTCTGCTGTTAAATACATCTTGCAATACTTTTTTAGTGATTGTTATGCTAAAGTCACTTTGACTTTTCGGACGGCAAAGATATAAAGAATATCTGAATTGCCTAATTTTTAAACATTTTTATTACTAAAGATAATTTTTCTTTTAATTCTCTTCTGTCAATAATGAAGTCTAAGAAGCCGTGTTCCAATAGAAACTCTGCTCTTTGGAAGCCTTCTGGTAAATCTTTTCCAATAGTTTCTTTGACAACTCTTGGTCCAGCAAAAGCAATTAATGCTCCAGGTTCTCCAATATTGATATCTCCTAACATCGCAAACGAGGCAGTAATTCCACCAGTAGTCGGGTCAGTGAGATAAGAAATATATGGTAATTTAGCTTC from Flavobacteriales bacterium harbors:
- the rpsO gene encoding 30S ribosomal protein S15, with product MYLTAEKKIEFFKKFGGSENNTGSSEAQIAMFTFRIAHLTEHLKKNRKDFATQRALIALVGKRRNHLDYLKKKDINRYRAIVKELGLRR